Part of the Oreochromis aureus strain Israel breed Guangdong linkage group 20, ZZ_aureus, whole genome shotgun sequence genome, CCCTCCCCTGGACTGTGTGGCACTGCCTTGGACCTGGGGTGTTATAAAAAGGCCCCCGAGCTTCCCCTGCTCTGGTAAAGAGGCTGAATGTCTGCAGGACATGCTTACCGTTTGTCTATCCATGTTCTTCTACTGACAACCAGCGGGGTTGGCATATAGATGCGCAGAGACTGGCGTACTGCTCCACTCAGGAGCTCTCTATGACAGAAAGCAAAACAGCAGATTATTTGCAGTTGCACGAGAGTTGCAAGTTAGTAAGGTGTAAATTTTGTCGCTATTAGATTGAGAGAGGTCTTTTTTCGATTTAAGAGCAAATTTTGCTCTTTGTTTTTTAGTGTCAAACTCAGTCAATCCTGTGGAGAAACAGCTTCTCCTTTTAGTTGATTAGTTGTTGACTTTTCATCCCTCCACTCAGGAGTTGCTTTTTGACCTTTCGCCACCATGTGGGAGTTCAGGTCCATGTCTTTCTGGCGGGCGGTGTTTGCTGAGTTCTATGGCACAATGTTCTTCGTGTTCTTCGGGCTGGGGGCGGCCCTCCGCTGGACCACCGGGCCCCATAATGTTCTTCATGTTGCCTTTTGCTTTGGTTTGGCGGCCGCCACCTTCATCCAGTCTATTGGCCACATCAGTGGAGGACACATCAACCCAGCCGTTACCTTTGCCTACCTGATTGGCTCTCAGATGTCCCTGTTCCGTGCTTTCTTCTACATCATTGCCCAGTGTCTCGGAGCGCTGGCTGGTGCTGCTGTGCTCTATGGGGTCACACCCAGCAACATGCGGGGAAACTTGGCACTGAACACGGTAAGATTGCCGTCACCTGCTGTTACCTATCATTTTCCCATACTTAGAAAGAaactataaattaaaataatttacaaCTAGGTGCACTCTTTCTTGAGACAAAAGATGAGCGTGGATGGATGTATTCAAAGCTAAATGTCTGTTTCAATTTCAAACAGTGTTTGTCTTGACTTTGAATGTATGCACTTCTCAGTTCATTCCATCCCTCTGTCTTTCCCTCTGCAGCTGCAGCCAGGCATCAGCTTGGGCATGGCCACCACAATTGAGATTTTCCTCACCCTCCAGCTTGTCGTCTGCATCTTTGCTGTGACAGATGAGAGACGCAACGGACGCCTGGGCTCTGCTGCTTTGGCCATTGGCTTCTCTGTGCTCATGGGGCATCTTCTTGGGGTAAAAACCATCCCGGGGTCTATAAATTTGAAAATACACTCCAGGTTCATACAAGGATATCCTATCAAGCTAAACAGGCATCTTTACAGTCCTAATCCCGacttgtctttctttctcttaccTAGATGTACTACACTGGAGCAGGAATGAACCCTGCAAGGTCCTTTGCTCCAGCTGTTCTGGTCAGGAATTTTGTCAACCATTGGGTAAGATAATTGTATCTACAAAAATTTTGACACTGCAAGATTTTTACTTCACACCATAGCATGAACGTGACATCCTCAGACTAAACAACTCTGTCTGCTCTCTGTCATATCTGTAAACAACAGGTGTACTGGGTGGGTCCTATGATTGGTGGTGCCATGGGTGCCTTGCTGTATGACTTCATGCTGTTCCCTCGTTTCCGTGGTCTCTCCGAGAGGCTCGCCACACTGAAGGGCGCCCGACCCCCAGAGGCCGATGGCCAGCAGGAGACCAGGGGAGAGCCCATCGAGCTCAAGACACAGGCCCTATAAGCCCGGAGTTAGAAGATTGGCTTTTCTGAACCCCCTCCTCCTGCCCACCTCATCCCTCACCTGTCATGCCTCCCTCTGCACCTGGTCCATCCTCAGCCCACACACTGTTTTTGCACACATACCTCCTCCCTGTCTCAACACATGCTACTATAGATCCCGAACattttgttttcccttttttgaaTCTAGAACTGGACCTCCTGATTTACAGTAAAGGGGCGCCCACAGCCCTGGTCATCCTTTCTGATTTTACCACTACCCATCctacattttcttctttccccCTTGGATCACAGGACAAAGATGGAGGGTTGGAAGAAGACTTGCCACTGACGGAAGCACCCTGTGCCCTGTGGTGTGGGGAGTCGGTCACTCCTGGCTGACCAGGTGGCTATTACTGCTCAGGACAGGGGCTGCTATTGCTGTCTTTCCTTTGCttccctttctctttcttttctgtttttttccctccttcctATTTTATAGTCTGCTAGGAGTGACGCTACAATAGAGCAGTGGACTTctgaatgcttttttttttccattttgatcCAGTGTGATCTCgccctttgtttgttttgttccatGAACTGGGTAAATTACATGTAGGTATTGTACTTAACTAGTATTTATTTGGCTTATGTGCAAGTGCATGCGTGATGAGGAGTGAGAGAAAGACATTGTgcttgcatgtctgtgtgcatgtgtatgcttgtgtgtttgttttaactgatcattcttttgtttgtgttttgagttttcttttCATCTATTTTGCCAGCTTTTTTAGAGAAAGACGCTCCCTTTTTATTGCCCTCGATAAAACCACAAAAGTCCAATACACCAATTCAATCAATTCCATGTTTAGAGTGGTcctattgtttttttaatagcagTTGAAGATCATTAATACATTTGAATCCAGCCAGATTCAGACAGTTCCAGGTTTGTGTCTCATCTAgtgaagcacacacactcacatttatatttgtattaaaataaacaacaaaaacacccagTGAAATAATTTGGACTTTCATAAATTCAGTGAAGTTATAATTGCAAATCCCTAAATTGTATTATTGCACCCATATATGCTAagcattgtttgttttttgttttttttattatttcatttcagtggGAAATCCGCTGGTTTACATAACCTCCACCATATCCCAAAACAGCTTCCTGGGAATTTGTTTTGGGTGGTGACTTCCTGAGATAATTTTTTTCTCCCAGCTTTAAAGCAGCGCTTACCAGATATTCATGTACAAGTGTGTAAAACTGGTTTGCTTTTACCTTTGCGTGCCTGCCATGGTAAAACAAAGAGAGCAAACCTGACAGGAACAAGCGTTTTCTCTTTGGACTGTGCTGTTTGACATGACTGAAGGGTCGTTCTACATCAGCTTGAGGTTAGAAATGAAAGAGTGCATGAGGTGTGACGGCTTCTTGCTGGTGTTAGCAAACACCTGGTGACTTCTCTTTTCTTAACTGTGCTGAGTGGCTCTCAAAGAGTGAGATCACTTCACTGGACAAGGCCCTCGGATATTTTGGGGGAAGAGACTGAACTCTTTAGTGTGCTTGTACAGGGCGGTGGATGTACACCTTTATTTTCATACAGTCTACATATGAGAGAATGAACTTTGAAGTTGAATTGGCCTGATGTCCCCTCTCTCTTCCATCCCTCCTTCACTCACCCTACCTCCTCCCTTTGTTCACCAGGCAGCCACAATGTTCCTCTGTCATGAGGGAACATCTTCAGCTGCTGGGATGGAGGGAAGGGGACAAGGTACCGAGATAAGTTAGCATTTTACAAATTTCACCAGAGCAGTCACTGAACCAGACATGTAAGCTGATTCTCTTTCTGCTTCCTCTACataatctttgtgtgtgtgtgtgatttccctGGCAGTGGTTGAGtagaatttacattttaatggcCTGTTGAAATTAGATCTTGTTTtctaatggggaaaaaaagctttgtGATGTACAGTGTAtagtgttctttttttctttttttaaatttcatgacTGTTGAAACTGGACAGATAGGAAATATAATATGCTAGCTATGCAATGTCTCCCATTTGGCTAATGGATTATGGAAGTGACGCTTGTTATGTTATACAGCAATATGG contains:
- the mipa gene encoding major intrinsic protein of lens fiber a is translated as MWEFRSMSFWRAVFAEFYGTMFFVFFGLGAALRWTTGPHNVLHVAFCFGLAAATFIQSIGHISGGHINPAVTFAYLIGSQMSLFRAFFYIIAQCLGALAGAAVLYGVTPSNMRGNLALNTLQPGISLGMATTIEIFLTLQLVVCIFAVTDERRNGRLGSAALAIGFSVLMGHLLGMYYTGAGMNPARSFAPAVLVRNFVNHWVYWVGPMIGGAMGALLYDFMLFPRFRGLSERLATLKGARPPEADGQQETRGEPIELKTQAL